Proteins from one Gossypium raimondii isolate GPD5lz chromosome 8, ASM2569854v1, whole genome shotgun sequence genomic window:
- the LOC105793431 gene encoding RING-H2 finger protein ATL14 → MEPPISMIIAIPVGVMLAIPIIIIILIFMVFLVWSCLYFTVVFILMLLHCFCWDIDEDIENRLPRYVAAVDHTMRSRSTLLDEVPRPITVGTVVKYKIEGEIESCHADCVICLEEFKDGDTCRVLPNCKHMYHQLCIDKWLVKDEVCPLCRGSVYTLELTSSPTT, encoded by the coding sequence ATGGAACCACCGATCAGCATGATAATTGCAATACCCGTAGGGGTCATGCTTGCTATCCCCATTATTATCATAATCCTTATTTTCATGGTATTTCTTGTCTGGTCTTGTTTATACTTCACGGTCGTGTTTATCTTGATGCTGCTCCATTGTTTTTGCTGGGATATTGACGAGGACATCGAAAACAGGTTGCCGAGATATGTAGCGGCAGTTGATCACACCATGCGAAGCCGGTCAACGTTGCTGGATGAAGTTCCGAGGCCGATTACGGTCGGGACCGTTGTTAAGTACAAGATTGAGGGAGAAATCGAATCGTGTCACGCAGATTGCGTTATATGCttggaagagttcaaagatggGGATACTTGTAGGGTTCTTCCTAACTGCAAACATATGTACCATCAACTTTGTATAGATAAATGGTTGGTTAAGGATGAGGTTTGCCCTCTCTGTCGTGGTTCAGTCTACACTTTGGAACTAACATCGTCTCCAACCACTTGA